The genomic window CGCGACGACTGCACGTTCCGCACCCTCGATCCCACGATCCCGATCGCCGCCAACGACCACGGCAGCGCCGCCTATGCCGGGGACTTCTCGACGCCGGGCGGGCCGGTGACGGCCATCTTCGTCGACGGGACCGTGGTGTGGGAGACGCGCATCGGCGGCTTCGAGGACCTCGGCGGCTTCCCGATCGCCGCCGTGGCGCTGAACGACGCCGGCACGGTGGCCTTCCTGCTGGAGTTCTCCGGCGACCTCGGCCGCCGGCTCTACCTCGGCCCCGACCCGGTCGAGGACCGCGTGATCGGGCGCGGCGACCCGCTCTGCGACGGCGTCGTGAAGGGCATCGAGTTCCATCGCTTCGGGCTCAACGACGCCGGGCAGATGGCGCTCGGCATCGAGCTCGTGGGGGGGCGGCATCTGGTCGTGCGCGCCGAGCCGACGCTCACCGAGCCGGGCGCCTGCGTGACGGAGGTGCCCGAGCCGGCGCTCGGCGGCACGGCCGCCGGCGTCGCCCTCGCGCTGCTGACGGCCCTCCGGACCGCGCGCGCGCGTGCGGCACGCGGGGCGCCCGCATGCCGGTCCGGACCTCGTTAGCCACCGACAGCGGCCCGCCCGTTCGCCTTGTCCGTAGGGGGCTGCACGAGGGGATGGCGTCCAGGCGCCCATCCTACGAGCAGATCCTGACGGGACTCGGGCGGGAGGGCGTGCGAGCGCGGAGCGGGTCGAGGAGGTGGGGGGACGGCGCGGTCTGACGCCAACGCCTCGGGTGGGCGTTCGGGCGTCGCGCGTCGATCGGGATCCCCGGGTACTGCTCATTCCACGGTGGCGATCGGCTGCTCGGGAGCGCGCAGGAGGAACGCCGTCCCCCCCGGCGTGACGATGCGGACCACGACGAAGATCTTGCCCTCCGCACCCCACGGCGGGCCGGCGCGCAGCGCGATCGTGAACTCGGGCGAATCGGGCCGGTTGCGCGCCACCCCTTGGGCATCGGTGTAGGCCGGATCCTGGGAGTCCGACTCCGGGGGATCCGTGGCCTCCCAGACGTCGTTGCCCTTCACGATCCAGACGTGGTCGATGGCGATCCCCTTTCCGGCCAGGCTGCCCTGCGTGGCGACCACCTTCACGAGCCCGTTGATCGCCGGAGGGTGCTCCCTGGGCGGCATGCTCGGGCCCACATCGGCCCACATCGACGGCGCCAGTTCGACCCGGGTGGTGGCATCGAGGGCGGCCTCGGTCGGGGCACCGCGCAGCATCGCGACCAGCTCGCTGCCCCCGTCGCCTCCCGCCTCGCCCGAAAGGCCGGCGCCTTCGCGCCGGGAACCGCCTTCCACGGGATCGGGCGGGATCGGATCTCCGCTGCGGCCGCAGCCCGTAACGACCAGTACCAGCAGTGCCGCCATGCTTCGCTGCATCGTCCGCCTCGCCCGGTCGTCACCGGCCTCGGCCGCCGCCCGCGGGTCCGACCCGGACGGCCCGATCCCGACCCCGAGCGGACGGATCCCGACCGCAGGCAGGAGCCCAGCAGATCATCGCAGGCCCCATCCCGAACGGCACGGCCGGGGGACACCATCTCGTTCGTCTACGACGCGTCGCGCTCCGGGAGCCGGAGGTCGGCAACGGCCAGTACAACGGCGTCCTGCTCGCAGGTGACACGCGAGCGACGCCACTCGACCCCGGCACCTACACGTTCCAGATCGAGCGCACGCTCTTCCCGCTCGAGTCCGGGTCGCTCGCCGCCGGCGATCCTGGCGGCATCGGAGCGGTGGTTCGCAAGGGTCTCGGGGCCGGAGACGGCCAGGCCGGGTCCACGGGCCCGCTTCGTCTGCGAGGCGGACAGGTCGCATTTGGCTTGCAAACGGGGCTCGGGATGCGCTCGAATGGGGCGCCCGGAGAGGCGTACCCCAGCCTCGGAGTCGCCGCTCCCGGCGGCCCTGCAGGAGGACATCGTGCGACGATCCGCCCTCGCGACCACCCTCCTCCTCGCCGCGCTCGACGCGGGCGCCGCGACCTTCGTGGTGGGATCGACCACCGACGGCGCCGATGCCGTTCCGGGCAACGGCGTCTGCTCCTGGACGGCCGGCATCTGCACCCTGCGCGCCGCGATCCAGGAGGCCAATGCGTGGCCCGGAGCCGACGTGATCCAGCTCCCGGCCGGCACCTTCGCGCTCTCGATCGCGGGCGCCGGCGAGGACGCCGCCGCGACCGGGGATCTCGACATCGCCGAGGACCTCACGATCGAGGGAGCCACCGCGGCGGGGACCGTGATCGACGCGGGCTCGCTCGACCGCGTCTTCGACGTCCTGGGCATGCCCGGGACCCTCTCCGTGACGATCCGGGACGTGACGATCCGGGGCGGTGCGACCTCGGACGTCGAGGGCGCCGGGGTCCGCCATGCGGACGACGGCACGCTCACCGTCGAGGACTCGGTCCTCTCCCAGAACCAGGTCTCCGGGACCACGAGCGACGCGATCGGCGGCGCGATCAGCTCGAACGGTGTCGGCCATCTCGAGGTGCGGCGCGTGCTCTTCTCGGCGAACGGCGCCGACCGCGGCGGCGCGATCTTCCACAACGGCTCGCTCGCGATCTGGGACTCCACCTTTGCCGGCAACACCGCCAGTACCGGCTCCGCGATCGAATCCTACGGAGACGGCACGGTCGAGCGCTGCACCTTCGTCGGCAACCAAGCAACGGCCGGATCCGGAGCCATGATCCGCCTGTTGAGCGGCACCTATCGGATCCAGAACTCGACCTCGAGCGACAACGAGAGCCCGGGTCCGGGGATCTCGGCCTACGCCGATCTCAGGCTCGAGAGCGTCACCAGCCTCGGCAATACGACATGGACCGGCCTCTGGGTCGGGGGCGGGACGACCTCGATCGTGAACAGCGTGCTCTGGGGCACCTCGGGCGACGAGTGCAACGTGACCGGCGGCACGATCGTCTCCCTCGGTCACAACCTCGACAGCGACGACACCTGCGGCGCCGGCCCGGGCGACCTGCCGATCCAGGACCCGCAGCTCGCGCCGCTCGCGGACAACGGCGGGCTCACGGAGACGCACCTCCCCGCCCCCGGGAGCCCGCTCGCCAACGCGGGCCTCGACGCCGCCTGCCTCCCCGAGGACCAGCGCGGCGTCCTGCGCAACCTGGGGCCCGCCAACGCCTGCGACGTGGGCTCGGTCGAGTTCGCGGTGCCCGAGCCCGGCGCGACGGGGGCCGGCGTCGCGGCCCTCGGCGCCCTCGCCCTGCTGCGCCGCCGGCGCCGCGCGCCGCCGCGCGGGTAGCCCGCCGCCCCACGCGGCGGGCGTCGAGCCGTGCCCGCCCTCGCGCGATCGATCGACGCCGGGGCCGCGGCGCTCGCTCCGCTCGCCCGGGAGCGTGCCTTCCTGCGGCGGGCCCGCGTCACGAGACCAAGGGCAGCGCTGGCCGCGAGGGCCATCGCGCCCGACGTGGGCTCCGGCGCACGCAGGCCCGAGACGTAGGCGGTCGAGTCGAGGATCCGGTCCTCGCGATCCCCGATGATCAGGCGCAGCGTGTTGCCCGTCGGATTCACGGGCCCTCCGAAGACCAGCAGCAGATTGCCACCCGGGGCGCGGACGCCGCGCGCATGCGGCATGCGGCGAACGGGCCGCGGCGGCCTCCTTGCCGTAGCATGCGCCAGCCTGACCCCGGCAGCGGCTAGGCTGCGGGACCGGGATTCGACACCGGATCCGGTACAGGGGTGGAGGGCGGCCGCGAGCGATGGACACGGACCTGCTCTACGCGATCGCCGAGGTGGCCGTGGCGTTCGCGGGCTTCTCCGGGATCGCGGTGGTGCTGCGCCGCTCCGCGACGACGGGCCTCTCCCCGCACGCGCGGCGCACGCTCTGGTACCTCGTCCTCGACTGCATCGCGGTCCTCTTCCTGTGCTTCCTGCCGGTCGTCCTGCATCAGTTCGGGTGGGACGCCGCCCGGCTCTGGTCGGTGTCGAACGGGCTTCTCGGCTCGATGCACCTCGTTTTGCTGGCGCCCGCCGTGGCGTGGTTCGCGCGGGGCTGGCGCCAGATCCGCGCCGAGTGGCTGCCCTGGATCAGCCCGATCCAGAGCTCGCTCATGTTCTGGTCGGCGGTGATCGGTGTCGTGCAGCTGCTCGCGTCGGTCGGCATCGGCTTCGACGCGAGCCCGGGCCTCTACAGCGTCGGGCTGCTCGCGCTGCTCTTCTTCGCGGCGGTGGACTTCGTCTTCCTCGTGGCCGGCGAGGACGCAGGATGAGCACGGACGCCTGTCCCGCGCGGCTGGGCCCCGAAGGCGGACGTCCCCGCATCCGCGACGCGAGCGCGAGCGCCGGGGCGCCACCGGCGCGCGGAGGGGCTCAGGCGCCGCTCCCGCCCACGACGCGCAGGTACACGTGCTCGAGTCCCCGCTCCGCGTGCAGCCACTCGCCGGCGCGCCGGAAGCCCAGGCTCGCCGCCAGGCCGGCCGACGCGTGGTTCTTCGGTCCGATCGAGAGCACGAACCGCCGCACGCCGTGCTGCGCGTGCGCCCAGCGCATCAGCCCGCGGCTCGCCTCCGCGGCGTAGCCGCGCCGGCGGTCGGCGGGGAAGATCGTGTAGCCGAACTCGACGCCGTCGGGCGCGTGGTCGCGCAGCCAGGCGCCGCCGGGTGGCCCGCGGAATCCTGCGACGCCGATCGCGCGGCCCTCCCGCTCGAGGACGACCGCGCGCGTGAGCCAGGGCTCGAGCCCCGGCTCCTGCTCGAGCTGCGCGAGGCGCATGCGGAACACCTCCGTCATCCCGAGCCAGTCCGCGGGCAGCCGCGCGCCGAGCTCCTGCTCCGCCGCGGGAAGGTCCCCCGCGAGCGACGCCCGCAGGAGCCTGCGCCCGAGGGTGGGCAGGCGGATCCGCGCGGTCTCGATGGCGGGCCACACCCGCGCAGCCTAGAGCCCATCTCGTGGCCCCGCTCCCGTCGTGGACCCGCTCCCGTCGCCCGACACGCGCCTTCGCCCCGAGCTCCTCGTTGCGAAGGGTCGCCGTGCCGACGGGGTTGGCTGCGCTTCTCCCGCCTCGACCTCGGGGCGAGCTCGCGCCCTGGCTCGGTCCGGGGTTCACGGGAGGGTTGCCTGCCCGCGCAAGCCGGCACGAGAGCCCACCGCCCTCCCCCCCGGAGTGCGCGCGCAGGCGTGCCGGACCCGGACCTGGACCTGGACCTGGACCTGGACACGTAGTGATAATTCACTATCGTCGCACCACCGTGGAGCGGAGGGTGCGATGGCGGGCGGAAAGACGGGCGGGAAGACCGGCGGGAAGACGGGCACGAAGGCAGGGCGCAAGGGCGGCGGACGGGCCCGGGCGGGTGCGCCGGCGCCGGGGGCGCCGGCGGAAGGCCCGGCGGCCGGGCGCCGGCGGGCCACCCGGCGCCCCGCCCCCGAGCGCCGCGAGCAGATCCTCGAGAGTGCGGGCGCGGTCTTCGCGACCTCGAGCTACGCGAAGGTCGGGACCGCCGACCTGGCGCGCGCGGCGGGCGTCTCGGAGCCCGCGCTCTACCGCTACTTCTCGGGGAAGCGCGATCTCTACGTGGCGACGCTCGAGGCCATGAGCGCGCGCCTGCTCGGGATCTGGAGCGGCATCGCCGCCCGGAGCGACGACCCGCTCGAAGCGATCCGCGCGATCGGGCTCGGCTACTACGACCACCTGGAGAGCCGCGCGCCGGTCCTGCGCCTCTTCTACGAGGCGATCTCCGAGATCGACGACCCCGCCGTCCGGCGCACCGTCCGCGCAAGCTTCCTCGCGATGGTCGGATTCATCGAGGGCCTGCTCCTCGAGGCGCGCGAGCGGGGCCGCCTGCGGCCCGACGTCGATCCCCGGGTGGCGGCCTGGCACTTCATGGCGATCGGCTTCTCCTTCGATCTCGTCCACCTGCTCGGGATCGGCGGTGAGCTCGATCGCGGGAAGGTCGAGGGCTGGGGCTCGCTCTACCTCGACTCGCTCGCGCCCCCTCGCGCGAAGCGACGGACCTGAAGGAGACCCTCCCCGACCAGGCGGAGGAGATGGACAAGGAGACCGTCATGTCGATCCACGCATCGCAAGAGATCGAGATCCTGCGCCGTACGCTGGCACGATTCGTCCGCGAGGAGGTGCGGCCCCTGGAGGAGGAGCACCGCCTGCCCGGCGACGTCGCGCCTCCGGCGGAGCTCCGCCGCCGGGTGCGCATGCGCTCGCACGAGCTCGGCCTCTACGCGGCCGACATGCCGCGCGAGGTCGGGGGCGCCGGTCTCCCGCTCGCGGAGCGTGTCGTCCTCGACACGGAGGCCTTCTCGCACGAGACCGTCTTCTTCGACGACCTCCTGGGAGGCCCGGGCGGACCCTCCTCGATCCTGCTCGCCTGCAACGCGGAGCAGCGCAGCCGCTATCTCCTCCCGCTCGTCCGGGGCGAGACGAGCACCTGCTTCGCGCTCTCGGAGCCCGAGGCCGGCTCCGACGCGAGCGGGCTCCGCCTGCGCGCGGAGAAGCGGGGCGATCGCTACGTGCTGAACGGCAGCAAGAACA from Deltaproteobacteria bacterium includes these protein-coding regions:
- a CDS encoding right-handed parallel beta-helix repeat-containing protein yields the protein MRRSALATTLLLAALDAGAATFVVGSTTDGADAVPGNGVCSWTAGICTLRAAIQEANAWPGADVIQLPAGTFALSIAGAGEDAAATGDLDIAEDLTIEGATAAGTVIDAGSLDRVFDVLGMPGTLSVTIRDVTIRGGATSDVEGAGVRHADDGTLTVEDSVLSQNQVSGTTSDAIGGAISSNGVGHLEVRRVLFSANGADRGGAIFHNGSLAIWDSTFAGNTASTGSAIESYGDGTVERCTFVGNQATAGSGAMIRLLSGTYRIQNSTSSDNESPGPGISAYADLRLESVTSLGNTTWTGLWVGGGTTSIVNSVLWGTSGDECNVTGGTIVSLGHNLDSDDTCGAGPGDLPIQDPQLAPLADNGGLTETHLPAPGSPLANAGLDAACLPEDQRGVLRNLGPANACDVGSVEFAVPEPGATGAGVAALGALALLRRRRRAPPRG
- a CDS encoding GNAT family N-acetyltransferase, with amino-acid sequence MWPAIETARIRLPTLGRRLLRASLAGDLPAAEQELGARLPADWLGMTEVFRMRLAQLEQEPGLEPWLTRAVVLEREGRAIGVAGFRGPPGGAWLRDHAPDGVEFGYTIFPADRRRGYAAEASRGLMRWAHAQHGVRRFVLSIGPKNHASAGLAASLGFRRAGEWLHAERGLEHVYLRVVGGSGA
- a CDS encoding TetR/AcrR family transcriptional regulator, with amino-acid sequence MAGGKTGGKTGGKTGTKAGRKGGGRARAGAPAPGAPAEGPAAGRRRATRRPAPERREQILESAGAVFATSSYAKVGTADLARAAGVSEPALYRYFSGKRDLYVATLEAMSARLLGIWSGIAARSDDPLEAIRAIGLGYYDHLESRAPVLRLFYEAISEIDDPAVRRTVRASFLAMVGFIEGLLLEARERGRLRPDVDPRVAAWHFMAIGFSFDLVHLLGIGGELDRGKVEGWGSLYLDSLAPPRAKRRT